The bacterium DNA window GTCCCCTGGTCGCCGACGGCAAGGGAGCGCGCGCCCGCCACGCCCCCGGCGAAGAGGCTCAGCGAGAACCCTTCCGGCAGGCGGAGCGTGTCGAGCGGCAGGCCCCCCTGACAGCCCCGCGGCGGCAGGAAGACGCCGCAGCCCGCGGCGGCGAGGCAGAGGAGTGCCCCGGCTGCAAGGCGGCTCATGGTGCAGCCCCTGCCGTGGGCCCGCCGGCGGGGACAGCCGCGACCCGCTCCGCGATGCCCCGCAGCAGCCGGTCGACGGCCGCGCTGTCGCCGAGGCCGAGCTTCACGAGATAGGAGGCGATGCTCAGGTCGGCCCGGGCGGCGAAGAGCGCGACCTCGGCGTCGAAGCCGGGGGCCGGCTCTCCGGCCGCGGCGCGGTAGTCCGCGAGAAAGCGCTCCGGCGGGGCGATCTCCAGCACGCGCGGCTCCTCGCCGAACTGGTGGCGGTAGTGCGCGAGGAACCAACCGACGTCGAAGGCCCGCGGCGCGATCATGGCGTCCTCCAGGTCCACGGCCGCGGCGAAGGCCGTCCGCGGTTCCTCGGGGTCGTCCTGGCCGATGATGACGTTCTTCGGGTGATAGTCGCCGTGGCACTGCACGAGGCCGCCCGGCTCCGCCTCGACGATCCGCCGCTCGGCGGCGAGCAGCGCCGCGGCGAGCGAGCGCACGAGCGGCGCGCTCGGCAGCCACGCCCCGGCGAAGCGCTCCGCGTACCCCTCGAGGCGCCGGCGCTCGCGCTCGAGGAACGGCGCGGGAGACGCCGGCGCCACGCTCAGGCCGTGCAGGTGCGCAAGCCAGCCGGCGGCCAGCTCGAGACACCGGCGCGCCTGCTCCGGCCCCGCGACGCGCAGGCGATCGAAGAGCGAGCGTCCGCGCAGCCCCTCCTCGATGATCGTCAGCCGCTGCGCGTCGGCTTCGAGCAGCGCGGGCAGCCGGTAGCGTCCCCCCGCGAAGCCGCGTGCGGCGATCTCGTCGCCCAGCGTCGCGGTCCGCAGCGCGGCGGCCCAGTCGCGCAGGTTGAGCGCCCGGCGCAGGATGATCCGCGGGCGCAGCCCGTCCTCGCCCTTGGTCCCGATGACCACCTCGGTCACGACCGAGTTGGCGCCGGCGCGCGTGATCTCCTTGAAGAACGGGCGGCACCGGCCCAGCCGCACCTCCCGCGCCAGCTCCTCGATCCCCGCCACGGGGTGGTCGAACTGCGTGGGGTAGGTCCCCGCCGGGACCTGGCCGTGCGCGTCCGTCCCGGCCATCGCCGTGAACCGGAAGCGGTGCCAGTCGTCCAGGCCGCGGCTGTTGGCCTTGGCGGAGTGGTTCCCGCTGAAGATCTCGACCGCGTCCAGCGGCGGCGCGGCCAGCTCGCTCTCGTGGTACTCGAGGCGGTGGCGGTAGGGGTGCGCGCGCACCAGCGCGGCCTGGGGGTGACGCGCCCGGATGTCGGCGGCCCGCGTCCCTTCGGGCAGCGAGGGCACCGCGCCGTAGACCACGACGTGGCCGAGGTCGGCGGTGGAGACCTCCTGGCCCGAGAGCAGGACGAAGTGCTCCGGGACGCCGGCGTCCCGCCGCAGCGCGGCCAGCTCCTCCTCGTCCCAGCGGTGGTGATGATCGGTGAGCACCGCCCCCTGGAGGTTGCGCGCCAGGCACTGGCGCAGCAGCTGCGCGGCCGGGAGGCGGCTGCACGGCGAGCGCTCGGCCGTGTGGCAGTGGGTTTCGAGCAGCACGCTAGCGCCCCCCGCGCGCCCGGTGGCAGCGCGCCGCGCCGGCGCGTATCTTATCGGGTGGACGACCAACCCCCCGGAGAGCGCCATGAAGGAAGCATCGTTCTACGCCAAGGCCGACGATTGGAAGGTGCGCTGCTCGCTCTGCGCGCACCACTGCCTGATCAAGCCCGGCGACGTCGGGATCTGCGGCGTGCGGCGCAACGAGGGCGGCACGCTGTACTCGCTCGTCTACGGCCGGGCGATCGCGCAGCACGTGGACCCGATCGAGAAGAAGCCGCTCTTCCACTTCCTCCCCGGCACGACGAGTTTCTCCGTCGCGACCGCCGGCTGCAACTTCCGCTGCCGCCACTGCCAGAACGCCGACATCTCGCAGCTGCCGCGCGACCGCGGCGCGATCCTCGGCGACGAGCTGCCGCCGGATGAAATCGTGCGCCAGGCGCGCGCCGCCGGCTGCGCCAGCATCTCCTACACCTACACCGAGCCGACGATCTTCTTCGAGTACGCCTACGACACGGCGGTGCTCGCGAGCGCGGCCGGCCTGAAGAACGTCTTCGTCAGCAACGGCTACATCACCGCGGAGCCGCTGCGCGCGATCGCCCCGCACCTGCACGCGGCGAACATCGACCTGAAGTCCTCGCGCGACGCCTTCTACACGTCGATCTGCGGCGCGCGGCTCCAGCCGGTGCTGGATGCGCTGCGGCTCTACCGCGAGCTGGGCATCTGGCTCGAGGTCACGACGCTCGTGATCCCCGGCGAGAACGACAGCGACGAGGACCTGGCGGGGTGCGCCGGCTTCATCGCGAAGGAGCTGGGTACGGATGTGCCGTGGCATGTCTCCGCCTTTCACCCGACCTACCGCCTGACCGAACGGCCGCGGACCCCCGCGGCCGCGCTGCGGCGCGCCGTCGACATCGGCCGGGCCGCCGGGCTGCGGCACGTCTACGAGGGGAACCTGCCCGGCGAGGGCGAGACGACGGCCTGCCCGGGCTGCGCGCGCCCGGTGATCGAGCGGCTCGGCTTTCGCGTCACCGCAAACCGCCTGCGCGACGGCCGCTGCCCGCACTGCGGGGGCGCGGTCGCCGGCGTCTGGTCCTGACGGGCTGCCGCGCCCCCGGCGGCCGCTAGACCAGCTTCGCCGTGAAGGTGATCTGCGGCCCCGCGAGCGCCTTGGAGACCGGGCAGTTCTTCTTGGCGTTCTCCGCGTGCTGCTGGAGCCCCCGCTCGTCGAGTCCCGGGACCGCGGCCTCCGTCGCCAGCTCGATCCGCGTGATCGTGGGCCCCGCCTCCAGGTGCACGGAGGCGGTCGTGCGGATGCTCGTCGGCGTGAACCCGGCGTCGGTCAGCAGCGCCGCCAGGAACATCGAGAAGCAGCCGGCCTGCGCGGCGCCGATGAGCTCCTCGGGGTTGGTCCCCTTCCCGGACTCGAAGCGCGACGCGAACGTGAACGGCCCTTCATAGGCGCCGCTGCC harbors:
- a CDS encoding phosphotransferase yields the protein MLLETHCHTAERSPCSRLPAAQLLRQCLARNLQGAVLTDHHHRWDEEELAALRRDAGVPEHFVLLSGQEVSTADLGHVVVYGAVPSLPEGTRAADIRARHPQAALVRAHPYRHRLEYHESELAAPPLDAVEIFSGNHSAKANSRGLDDWHRFRFTAMAGTDAHGQVPAGTYPTQFDHPVAGIEELAREVRLGRCRPFFKEITRAGANSVVTEVVIGTKGEDGLRPRIILRRALNLRDWAAALRTATLGDEIAARGFAGGRYRLPALLEADAQRLTIIEEGLRGRSLFDRLRVAGPEQARRCLELAAGWLAHLHGLSVAPASPAPFLERERRRLEGYAERFAGAWLPSAPLVRSLAAALLAAERRIVEAEPGGLVQCHGDYHPKNVIIGQDDPEEPRTAFAAAVDLEDAMIAPRAFDVGWFLAHYRHQFGEEPRVLEIAPPERFLADYRAAAGEPAPGFDAEVALFAARADLSIASYLVKLGLGDSAAVDRLLRGIAERVAAVPAGGPTAGAAP
- the amrS gene encoding AmmeMemoRadiSam system radical SAM enzyme, with translation MKEASFYAKADDWKVRCSLCAHHCLIKPGDVGICGVRRNEGGTLYSLVYGRAIAQHVDPIEKKPLFHFLPGTTSFSVATAGCNFRCRHCQNADISQLPRDRGAILGDELPPDEIVRQARAAGCASISYTYTEPTIFFEYAYDTAVLASAAGLKNVFVSNGYITAEPLRAIAPHLHAANIDLKSSRDAFYTSICGARLQPVLDALRLYRELGIWLEVTTLVIPGENDSDEDLAGCAGFIAKELGTDVPWHVSAFHPTYRLTERPRTPAAALRRAVDIGRAAGLRHVYEGNLPGEGETTACPGCARPVIERLGFRVTANRLRDGRCPHCGGAVAGVWS
- a CDS encoding OsmC family protein, yielding MPIRTSSAEWKGTLKGGAGTMKLGSGAYEGPFTFASRFESGKGTNPEELIGAAQAGCFSMFLAALLTDAGFTPTSIRTTASVHLEAGPTITRIELATEAAVPGLDERGLQQHAENAKKNCPVSKALAGPQITFTAKLV